One region of Syntrophobacter fumaroxidans MPOB genomic DNA includes:
- a CDS encoding ABC transporter permease, with product MDLIELQDIRKTYRLGEIDVPVLRGISLKVSPGDFVALMGTSGSGKTTLMNILGCLDRPTSGHYRFDGQDVVDLTPDQRAALRNRKIGFVFQNFNLLPRMSAVENVMMPLSYAGGGVSDQNGRERAGALLTRMGLGEHLDNEPSQLSGGQQQRVAIARALINNPSLLFADEPTGNLDSATSEEVLRVFQRLNEEEGVTIILVTHDPSVAQCARRIVRIRDGVIEPESGAVGDMPQVSKAAPAQSKPVHSAMRRGDLDKFRRSLHTALSSLRRNVLRAALTTLGIIIGVAAVIAMMEIGRGSSTAIQRTIASMGAHTLALLPGTAASGGVSFGGGSVMTMTPQDSEAIVNECPAVLAAAPIVRARTQVVHGSRNWVPAGIYGTTPTFLEIREWPLAEGDVFTERDVRNASKVCVLGQRLVDELFQGENPIGLEVRIKNVAFKVIGVLSPKGANMMGMDQDDLLLAPWTAIKYRVTGSSLANVNQSAASTSSASITDQVNSLSNLYPTEKVVLYPEISTTQAFDTPLPVRFTNVDQILVGIRSTSGTRAAIRQIGEVLRERHRLRPGEPDDFSVRDMTEMTKTLASTATMMTKLLLAVALISLIVGGVGIMNIMMVSVTERTREIGLRMAVGARAKNILQQFLFEAVLLCFLGGAVGILVGRGISHLVTVLLNWPTELSLDAILAAVGVSATVGIVFGYYPAWKASRLDPIVALRYE from the coding sequence ATGGACCTCATCGAACTGCAAGACATTCGCAAAACATACCGCCTGGGCGAAATCGACGTGCCCGTGCTGCGGGGCATCTCGCTCAAGGTTTCCCCCGGGGATTTCGTCGCGCTCATGGGCACTTCGGGATCGGGCAAGACCACCCTCATGAACATCCTGGGATGCCTCGATCGTCCCACATCCGGCCACTACCGGTTCGACGGACAGGACGTGGTGGATCTGACGCCCGACCAGCGCGCCGCGCTGCGAAACCGGAAAATCGGTTTCGTGTTTCAGAATTTCAACCTGTTGCCGCGGATGAGCGCGGTCGAGAATGTGATGATGCCTCTTTCGTATGCGGGCGGAGGCGTCTCGGATCAGAATGGCCGCGAACGGGCCGGGGCATTGTTGACGCGCATGGGGCTCGGTGAACATCTCGACAACGAGCCGTCGCAGCTGTCCGGGGGACAGCAGCAGCGCGTGGCCATCGCGCGGGCGCTCATCAATAACCCGTCCCTGCTGTTTGCCGACGAACCCACCGGCAACCTCGATTCCGCCACCAGCGAGGAAGTCCTGCGCGTATTCCAGCGACTGAACGAAGAAGAGGGGGTCACCATCATCCTGGTGACGCATGACCCGAGCGTCGCCCAATGCGCAAGGCGCATCGTGCGCATCCGAGACGGCGTGATAGAGCCGGAATCCGGGGCCGTCGGGGACATGCCCCAGGTATCGAAGGCGGCCCCGGCGCAGTCGAAACCGGTGCATTCCGCCATGCGGAGAGGGGACCTGGACAAATTCCGCCGGTCCCTGCACACGGCCCTGAGCAGTCTGCGCCGCAACGTGCTCCGCGCGGCCCTGACCACTCTCGGCATCATTATCGGCGTCGCGGCGGTCATCGCCATGATGGAGATCGGACGCGGGTCGTCCACGGCCATACAGAGAACCATCGCCAGTATGGGGGCGCACACCCTGGCGCTTCTGCCCGGCACGGCGGCGAGCGGAGGGGTGAGCTTCGGGGGCGGCAGCGTCATGACCATGACCCCCCAGGACAGCGAGGCAATCGTGAACGAATGCCCGGCCGTGCTTGCCGCCGCGCCGATTGTGAGGGCGCGGACGCAGGTGGTGCACGGGTCCCGGAACTGGGTGCCCGCCGGCATTTACGGCACGACTCCGACCTTCCTGGAAATTCGTGAATGGCCTCTGGCCGAGGGCGATGTGTTCACCGAGCGCGACGTCCGCAACGCCAGCAAGGTGTGCGTTCTCGGCCAGAGACTGGTGGACGAATTGTTCCAGGGGGAAAATCCCATCGGCCTGGAGGTGCGGATAAAGAACGTCGCCTTCAAGGTGATCGGCGTGCTCAGCCCGAAGGGGGCCAACATGATGGGCATGGACCAGGACGACCTCCTGCTGGCGCCGTGGACCGCCATCAAGTATCGCGTGACCGGCTCGAGCCTGGCCAACGTCAACCAGAGCGCCGCCTCGACCTCCTCCGCCTCGATTACGGACCAGGTCAACTCGCTCAGCAACCTGTACCCCACCGAGAAGGTGGTGCTCTATCCCGAAATTTCCACGACCCAGGCCTTCGACACGCCTCTGCCGGTGCGCTTCACCAACGTCGATCAGATCCTTGTCGGAATCCGGTCGACGAGCGGGACCCGGGCCGCCATTCGCCAGATCGGCGAGGTGCTCAGGGAGCGGCACCGGCTCCGCCCCGGCGAGCCGGACGATTTCAGCGTCCGGGACATGACGGAGATGACCAAGACCCTGGCTTCGACGGCCACCATGATGACCAAGCTGCTTCTTGCCGTCGCGCTCATCTCCCTCATTGTCGGCGGGGTGGGAATCATGAACATCATGATGGTCTCGGTGACCGAGAGAACGCGCGAGATCGGCCTGCGGATGGCCGTCGGAGCGCGGGCAAAGAATATTTTGCAGCAGTTCCTGTTCGAGGCGGTTCTGTTGTGCTTTCTTGGCGGCGCCGTCGGCATTCTCGTGGGGCGGGGCATATCCCACCTGGTGACGGTGCTGCTGAACTGGCCCACGGAACTGTCCCTGGATGCCATACTCGCCGCCGTCGGCGTTTCCGCCACCGTGGGCATCGTCTTCGGCTACTATCCGGCCTGGAAGGCTTCCAGGCTGGATCCCATCGTGGCCCTGCGCTACGAGTGA
- a CDS encoding efflux RND transporter periplasmic adaptor subunit codes for MRRYVKRGVLGLIVLAVVGYLASWLAQGNDAQSVQYRTVALKRGDLVATISATGTVEPEEVVNVGAQVAGRILEFGQDGSGKTIDYGSIVEQGMVLARIDSSLYAADVATTKAQVEQSKAAVIRAEADLVQMQAKLFQAERDWNRAKKLGPSEALSQSDFDAAQSAYEVAKANVGVAKASILQAQNAVSQAQAVMTKAQQNLDYCTIRSPVRGVIIDRRVNIGQTVVSSLNAPSLFLIAKDLKRLQVWVAVNEADIGNIVPGQAVVFTVDAYPGQVFQGEVGKVRLNAAMTQNVVTYTVEVLTDNSDGRLLPYLTANVKFMLSRRDNVLMVPNAALRWSKEPDQAAQADRPGRQGQDRQGSGAGGAAAQTEKDREEERRGTIWVLANGSVKPIPVRVGVTDGTSTEVEGNGLKEGMQVVTGEQPRETPGGSTPASPFTPKLFRR; via the coding sequence ATGAGACGTTACGTCAAGCGGGGTGTTCTCGGATTGATCGTACTGGCCGTCGTGGGTTACCTGGCATCATGGCTCGCGCAGGGCAACGACGCACAGTCGGTCCAGTACCGAACGGTCGCCTTGAAGCGGGGCGACCTGGTGGCGACCATCAGCGCGACGGGCACGGTGGAACCGGAAGAAGTGGTGAACGTGGGAGCGCAGGTGGCGGGGAGAATCCTGGAATTCGGACAGGACGGTTCAGGCAAGACCATCGACTACGGCTCGATCGTCGAGCAGGGGATGGTTCTGGCTCGAATCGACAGCTCCCTATACGCCGCCGACGTCGCCACGACCAAGGCACAGGTCGAGCAGTCCAAGGCGGCGGTGATCCGGGCCGAGGCCGACCTCGTGCAGATGCAGGCCAAGCTCTTCCAGGCGGAACGCGACTGGAACCGGGCGAAGAAACTGGGGCCTTCCGAGGCGTTGTCGCAGAGTGATTTCGATGCCGCCCAGTCGGCCTATGAGGTTGCCAAGGCCAATGTGGGAGTGGCCAAGGCTTCAATCCTGCAGGCGCAGAATGCAGTTTCCCAGGCCCAGGCCGTCATGACGAAAGCGCAGCAGAACCTGGACTACTGTACGATCCGGTCTCCCGTCCGGGGAGTGATCATCGACCGCCGGGTCAACATCGGCCAGACGGTCGTTTCGAGCCTCAATGCCCCCAGCCTGTTCCTGATCGCAAAGGATCTCAAGCGATTGCAGGTCTGGGTTGCGGTGAACGAGGCGGACATCGGGAACATCGTTCCCGGCCAGGCGGTCGTCTTCACGGTGGACGCCTACCCCGGCCAGGTGTTTCAGGGTGAGGTGGGCAAGGTGCGGTTGAACGCCGCAATGACCCAGAACGTGGTCACTTACACGGTGGAGGTCCTCACGGACAATTCCGACGGCCGACTGCTGCCGTACCTGACCGCAAACGTGAAATTCATGCTGAGCCGGCGCGACAACGTGCTGATGGTGCCCAATGCGGCCCTGAGGTGGAGCAAGGAGCCCGATCAGGCGGCTCAAGCGGATCGGCCGGGCCGGCAGGGACAGGACCGGCAGGGAAGCGGGGCCGGCGGGGCCGCGGCGCAGACCGAAAAGGACCGGGAAGAGGAGCGGCGCGGCACGATCTGGGTCCTGGCGAACGGATCGGTGAAGCCGATCCCGGTGCGCGTGGGTGTGACCGACGGGACAAGCACGGAAGTCGAAGGCAACGGACTCAAGGAAGGAATGCAGGTTGTGACGGGAGAGCAACCCAGGGAGACGCCGGGCGGCTCGACGCCCGCCAGCCCGTTTACGCCGAAGCTGTTCCGAAGATAA
- a CDS encoding ABC transporter permease, with translation MRHWIERQRNLLDFTLSSLLRRKGKNVALALIYTLVVFSLGSILLFTQAIRKEASLVLRDTPQILVQKLVAGRHDPIPLDYAGKIERIRGVTGVRGRLWGYYFDPATDANYTFMVPRDHSFKPGEVSIGSGVARGRSVREGDVLTLLASDGEPVIFRIRGIFSSESDLLSSDLILLSEDDFRSFFGVSGQYATDLIVEVANRKETTTVAGKIAQILPNTRPILRDEILRTYDAVFHWRAGLAFMILSGAVLAFVILAWDKATGLSAEEKREIGILKGIGWETSDILLMKFWEGMVISLSSFFVGILLAYLHVFLGSSALLEPILKGWSVLYPEFKLAPFVDFYQAATLFFLTVVPYTVTTVVPSWRAATIDPDLAMR, from the coding sequence ATGCGGCACTGGATTGAAAGGCAGCGGAATCTCCTCGATTTCACCTTGTCCTCCCTGTTGCGGAGAAAAGGAAAAAACGTCGCCCTGGCACTGATTTATACGCTGGTCGTGTTCAGCTTGGGATCGATACTCCTTTTCACTCAGGCAATAAGGAAGGAAGCCTCCCTCGTTTTGCGGGATACGCCTCAGATTCTGGTCCAGAAACTGGTCGCGGGCAGGCATGATCCGATCCCCCTCGACTACGCCGGGAAAATCGAGCGCATCCGGGGCGTAACCGGCGTGAGGGGCCGCCTTTGGGGATATTATTTCGACCCCGCCACCGATGCGAACTATACATTCATGGTGCCGCGGGATCACTCCTTCAAGCCGGGCGAGGTCTCCATCGGAAGCGGGGTCGCGCGTGGGCGGTCCGTCCGCGAAGGCGACGTGCTGACCTTGCTGGCATCCGACGGAGAGCCCGTCATCTTCCGGATCAGGGGGATTTTTTCTTCGGAGTCCGACCTCCTTTCATCGGATTTGATCCTGCTTTCGGAAGACGACTTCCGTAGCTTCTTCGGAGTATCGGGACAATACGCCACGGATCTGATTGTGGAAGTGGCCAACCGGAAAGAAACCACAACCGTCGCGGGCAAGATTGCTCAGATCCTTCCGAACACGCGACCGATATTGCGGGACGAGATTCTGCGGACCTACGACGCCGTCTTTCACTGGCGCGCGGGCCTGGCTTTCATGATTCTCTCCGGGGCCGTGCTGGCCTTTGTCATCCTCGCCTGGGACAAGGCGACCGGGCTGAGCGCGGAAGAAAAAAGAGAGATCGGAATCCTCAAGGGCATCGGATGGGAGACTTCGGACATCCTGCTCATGAAGTTCTGGGAAGGCATGGTCATCTCCCTTTCATCGTTCTTTGTCGGGATTCTCCTTGCGTATCTGCACGTCTTTCTCGGTTCGTCCGCGCTCCTCGAACCCATTCTCAAAGGCTGGTCCGTACTCTATCCCGAATTCAAGCTCGCGCCCTTCGTCGACTTTTACCAGGCGGCCACCCTGTTCTTCCTGACGGTCGTCCCATATACGGTAACAACCGTCGTGCCCTCCTGGAGGGCGGCGACGATCGATCCCGATCTGGCCATGAGGTAG
- a CDS encoding nitrous oxide reductase accessory protein NosL translates to MKVKMLIGLLALLVLLSGTPVPAQMDDDIAKHASCKYCGMDRQKFAHSRMLVEYEDGTVTGTCSIHCTAIDLAVNIDKTPKLIRVGDYGTKKLIDAESAAWVIGGDKPGVMTKQAKWAFANKEDAAKFAKESGGTEASFDMAMEASFRDMYTDTKMIREKRKMMKQKMQPEQKP, encoded by the coding sequence ATGAAGGTGAAGATGCTTATCGGATTATTGGCGTTATTGGTTCTTTTGTCCGGAACCCCCGTCCCGGCGCAAATGGATGACGACATCGCAAAACACGCGAGCTGCAAATACTGCGGGATGGACCGGCAGAAGTTCGCGCACAGCAGGATGCTCGTCGAATACGAAGACGGCACCGTCACCGGGACGTGCAGTATCCATTGCACGGCCATCGACCTGGCCGTGAACATCGACAAGACACCGAAACTCATCCGGGTGGGAGACTACGGCACGAAGAAGCTTATCGATGCTGAGAGCGCCGCGTGGGTGATTGGCGGAGACAAGCCCGGCGTCATGACCAAACAGGCCAAGTGGGCGTTCGCGAACAAAGAGGATGCTGCGAAATTCGCCAAGGAGAGCGGAGGAACCGAGGCATCCTTCGATATGGCGATGGAAGCGTCCTTCCGGGATATGTACACGGACACGAAAATGATCCGTGAGAAGCGAAAGATGATGAAGCAGAAGATGCAGCCCGAACAAAAGCCCTGA
- a CDS encoding nitrous oxide reductase accessory protein NosL, with translation MKYALISLAILLASLQAAAGDFVMPSSRDKCPVCGMFVAKYPDFVAEIVFKDGSRAFFDGAKDMLKYYFDLAKYNPSKKASDIESIYVTDYYSMRATDGRKALFVVGSNVYGPMGREFIPFANEEDANEFMRDHAGKTLVRFTDITPEMVKNQD, from the coding sequence ATGAAATATGCCTTGATATCGCTGGCGATCCTGTTGGCGTCCCTGCAGGCTGCCGCGGGTGATTTCGTGATGCCCTCGAGCAGGGACAAGTGTCCGGTCTGCGGCATGTTCGTGGCGAAGTACCCCGATTTCGTGGCGGAGATCGTGTTCAAGGACGGGTCGCGTGCATTTTTCGACGGGGCAAAGGACATGCTCAAATACTATTTTGACCTTGCGAAATACAATCCGTCGAAGAAGGCATCGGACATCGAATCGATTTACGTCACCGACTACTATTCCATGCGGGCGACAGACGGCCGCAAGGCCCTGTTTGTGGTGGGCAGCAACGTCTACGGTCCCATGGGAAGGGAGTTCATTCCCTTCGCCAACGAAGAGGACGCGAACGAATTCATGCGGGACCACGCGGGGAAGACTCTCGTGCGGTTCACCGACATTACCCCCGAAATGGTCAAGAACCAGGATTGA
- a CDS encoding ABC transporter ATP-binding protein — translation MIRLDQVRKVFNIGKPNEFTAVDGVSLSLDSCRVTALRGPSGSGKTTLLSMMGCMARPTSGRIMLLDREITSLPERFLTEIRRKTFGFIFQQFNLIKGITVRENVMLPAYPTGEKSCVLGKRALDVLDLFNLSAKAASKVEWLSGGEAQRAAIARALMNDPAVIIADEPTAHLDTRLSREFMEMMGLLRQRGKTILIASHDPIVYDSAIVDRVVEMRDGKVVSP, via the coding sequence GTGATTCGACTCGACCAGGTGCGCAAAGTCTTTAATATCGGCAAACCCAACGAGTTCACCGCCGTGGACGGTGTGAGCCTGTCGTTGGATTCCTGCAGGGTGACCGCGCTGAGGGGACCGAGCGGTTCGGGCAAGACCACCCTGTTGAGCATGATGGGGTGCATGGCGCGCCCGACCTCGGGCCGGATCATGCTCCTGGACAGGGAAATAACGAGCCTCCCGGAGCGATTTCTCACCGAGATCCGGCGCAAGACCTTCGGTTTCATTTTTCAGCAGTTCAATCTCATCAAGGGAATAACCGTCCGCGAGAATGTGATGCTTCCGGCCTATCCGACGGGCGAGAAGTCCTGCGTCCTCGGAAAGCGAGCGCTGGACGTGCTCGATCTTTTCAACCTGTCGGCCAAGGCGGCTTCGAAAGTGGAGTGGCTCTCGGGCGGGGAAGCGCAGCGCGCGGCCATCGCGCGTGCGCTCATGAACGACCCCGCGGTGATCATCGCCGACGAACCCACCGCACACCTCGACACCCGGCTGTCCAGGGAATTCATGGAAATGATGGGCCTCCTCAGGCAGCGCGGCAAAACCATCCTCATCGCCAGTCACGATCCGATCGTGTACGACTCGGCGATCGTTGACCGGGTGGTGGAAATGAGAGACGGGAAAGTCGTGAGCCCATGA
- a CDS encoding DUF134 domain-containing protein, whose product MPRPKCCRTITGEPPCRAFTPAGTTGPAPSRVVLSEDEFEAVRLADFEGLYQEEAAERMGVSRQTFGRIVGAARAKIARVLVEGLALSIGGGGGTGIAPSRSYMCRLCRHTWDMPSETDSPAECPACRGRNLFRCGASLETAASGRECCPRERKAT is encoded by the coding sequence GTGCCAAGACCCAAGTGCTGCCGCACAATCACCGGAGAGCCGCCCTGCAGGGCGTTCACACCCGCGGGAACAACGGGGCCGGCCCCGAGCCGGGTCGTCCTTTCGGAAGACGAGTTCGAAGCGGTCCGGCTGGCCGATTTCGAGGGACTCTACCAGGAGGAAGCCGCCGAAAGGATGGGCGTCTCGCGACAGACCTTCGGGAGGATCGTCGGGGCGGCCAGAGCCAAGATCGCCCGGGTCCTGGTGGAAGGCCTGGCGCTGTCCATCGGGGGTGGCGGCGGGACGGGTATCGCGCCCTCAAGGAGCTACATGTGCCGGCTCTGCCGGCACACCTGGGACATGCCTTCCGAGACGGATTCGCCGGCGGAATGCCCGGCCTGCCGGGGCAGAAATCTTTTTCGTTGCGGCGCCTCATTGGAGACCGCGGCATCCGGCCGCGAATGCTGTCCCCGCGAGCGGAAGGCAACCTGA
- a CDS encoding NifB/NifX family molybdenum-iron cluster-binding protein has translation MKICFPTETLQGMDSMVYGHFGSAPGFVIVDTGTGSVEEIANGDLHHAHGMCQPFKALGGRRVDAIVVGGIGMGALMKLRADGIVVFRAVEGTVGENVELLNNRSLPQFQPEHTCAGHSGGGCAH, from the coding sequence ATGAAGATTTGTTTTCCGACCGAAACGCTCCAGGGAATGGACAGCATGGTTTACGGACACTTCGGATCGGCTCCGGGCTTTGTCATCGTGGACACCGGCACCGGGAGCGTCGAGGAGATCGCAAACGGGGACCTGCACCACGCTCACGGCATGTGCCAGCCGTTCAAGGCCCTGGGTGGACGCCGCGTCGACGCCATCGTCGTGGGCGGTATCGGCATGGGGGCGTTGATGAAGCTGCGGGCCGACGGGATCGTCGTCTTTAGAGCCGTGGAGGGAACGGTTGGAGAGAACGTCGAGCTGTTGAACAACCGGAGCCTGCCGCAGTTCCAGCCCGAGCACACCTGCGCCGGGCATTCCGGCGGCGGCTGCGCCCACTGA
- a CDS encoding exonuclease SbcCD subunit D — protein sequence MRILHTADWHLGRIFHGVHLTADQAFVLDRLVRLASESKPDVVLVSGDVYDRAVPPPDAVALLDDTLSRLVLGLRIPVILIAGNHDSPERLSFGSKVLAAQCLHLAGTPAPDATPVVIDDRHGPVSFCSLPYAEPALVRERLDRKDVVDHDSAMAAQIESARRRLPAGSRAVLVAHAFVAGGIESESERSLSVGGAAAVGVEHFEGFHYAALGHLHRPQRAGADHVQYAGSLLCYSFAEAGQTKSVNLVELDAAGRCAVERIPLAPSHEVRCIRGAFRELLAGPRAAESREDYIMAVLTDKEPILDAHGRLSEIYPNLLHIERSHLAAAGETGGAARDHRRLSDLELFRAFFSQVTGDELTPEQAEAYAEIVENLRRAEREAD from the coding sequence ATGCGCATATTGCACACCGCGGACTGGCACCTGGGCAGGATATTCCACGGAGTGCACCTGACGGCGGACCAGGCCTTCGTTCTGGACCGGTTGGTGCGGCTTGCGTCGGAAAGCAAACCCGATGTGGTGCTTGTGTCCGGCGATGTGTACGACCGCGCGGTGCCTCCTCCCGACGCCGTGGCCCTGCTCGACGACACCCTTTCCCGGCTTGTCCTTGGCCTTCGGATTCCCGTCATCCTGATCGCGGGCAATCACGACAGTCCCGAACGGCTGAGCTTCGGTTCCAAGGTCCTGGCCGCCCAGTGCCTCCACCTGGCCGGAACGCCCGCCCCCGATGCGACGCCCGTCGTCATCGACGACCGTCACGGGCCGGTCTCCTTTTGTTCCCTGCCTTACGCCGAGCCGGCCCTGGTGCGGGAACGGCTGGACCGCAAGGACGTCGTGGACCACGATTCGGCCATGGCCGCTCAGATCGAATCGGCAAGGCGCCGCCTTCCCGCCGGAAGCCGCGCCGTTCTGGTCGCTCACGCCTTTGTCGCCGGAGGAATCGAAAGCGAATCGGAACGCTCCCTGTCGGTGGGCGGCGCGGCCGCCGTCGGGGTGGAGCATTTCGAGGGATTTCACTACGCGGCGCTGGGACATCTTCACCGTCCGCAACGGGCCGGGGCCGATCACGTCCAGTACGCGGGCTCGCTCCTGTGCTATTCCTTTGCGGAGGCCGGGCAGACCAAGTCGGTCAACCTCGTGGAACTGGATGCCGCGGGCCGATGCGCCGTCGAGCGCATCCCGCTCGCGCCAAGTCACGAGGTCCGGTGCATCCGGGGCGCGTTCCGGGAGCTTCTGGCGGGGCCCCGGGCCGCGGAATCCCGGGAAGATTACATCATGGCCGTCCTGACGGACAAGGAACCGATCCTGGACGCCCACGGGAGGCTTTCCGAGATCTACCCCAACCTGCTGCACATCGAGCGGTCGCACCTTGCAGCCGCCGGCGAAACCGGGGGCGCCGCCCGGGACCACCGCCGACTGAGCGACCTCGAGCTCTTCCGGGCGTTCTTTTCGCAGGTGACGGGCGACGAGCTCACCCCGGAGCAGGCGGAGGCCTATGCGGAAATCGTGGAGAATCTGCGCCGAGCCGAACGGGAGGCCGACTGA